The Acidobacteriota bacterium region GGGTGCTGATGTTCAACGGAAACGTGATTGGCGTGCAGATGCCGCAACAGGTCGAACTGACCATCACGTACACGGAGCCAGGCATTCGCGGCGACACGGCCAGCGGCAACGTCACCAAGGCGGCGACTCTGGAAACCGGCATCGAGATTCGGGTGCCCCTCTTCATCAGGGAGGGCGAGAAGGTGAAGGTCAACACCGAAACCCGCGAGTTCATGGGCCGGGCCTGATCGCCGTTCCAGAATTGGCGCCAGCAAGGGACCGCAGGGGTGTCGGCAGCCGGATTCTGGCGAAACTGCCGCCGCCCCGCCATCGTCTATACAAGTAGGGGTCGTGTGGGGGCTATGGAGGCGGCGTCATGAAACGCACAGGCTTCGTAGCACTCGGGTTGGTCCTCAGTGTCGGGTTGGGCGCATACGCCATGCACAGCCCGATTCGTCCTGCCAGGTTCCTGACGGTTCGTGTCACGGCGGGAGACGTCTCCCGGAAAGTGCTCGCGACGGGCACCCTCGACGCTCTCGAGACCGTCACGGTCGGCAGCCAGCTTTCAGGCATCATCAGCGAGCTTGACGCCGACTACAACAGCGTCGTCCACAAAGGACAGGTGCTGGCCCGCCTTGATTCGACTCTCGCGAACGCCCAGGTGGACGAAGCTCGTTCGAAAGTCGCGGAAGCGCAGGACGCCGTTGAGGGCGCTCAGGTTGCCGTTGACGATGCCAGGGTGAAGCTTGGCGAGCAGGAGGCGCTGGCGAAGAAGGACCTGATCACAGAGTCTGACCTCGAAGACGCCCAGGTGGCTTACAAGCAGGCGCTGGCAGACCTGAACTCGCAGCAGGCCGCGGTGGTTGAATCGAAGGCCGAACTGGACCAGGCGCTCGTGGACGTCGCCAACTCAACCATCACATCGCCCATCGATGGCATCGTCGTTGCCCGCGATGTTGATGCCGGGCAGACCGTGGCGGCCAGGCTGGACGCGCCGACGCTGTTCGAAATCGCCGCAGACCTGACGCGCATGCAACTCGAGGCGACGATCGACGAATCCGATGTCGGGGTGCTCAAGGCGGGGCAGGGCGTCACATTCACCGTGGGAGCCTACCCGGAGCGCACGTTCACGGGTGTGGTTACGCAGGTTCGCCTCGGGCCAGACAGCGACAAGACGGCCCCGGGGGCGGTCACCTACACGGCCGTCGTGAACGTGGCCAACCCGGACCTCTCCCTGCGCCCGGGCATGACGGCGACGTTGATCATCGAGACGGCTCGCCACCCGAACGTGTTGCGCGTGACCCGAACCGCGCTCGAGTGGCAGCCGACACTCGCGCTGTTCAAGCAGATGAAGACGGCCCTGCCCCCGGAGTACGCGGACGCGGTCCGCGTGCGGGCGAGCACCGAGCCGGGATCGAGCGGTTACCTCTGGTACGAAGAGGGCTCCAACCTTCACGCGATCAAGGTTGCGACCGGGCTGGCCGACGAGCCCTTCGTCGAAGTGTCGGCGCCGGGGCTGTCTGCCGGGAAGGTCGTCATCACGGGCGCGCAATAGGGGTCGGGACGAATGACCGGCAAGGTCTCGGGAGGGTGACGGAACGGCCATATCTGACTGAAATCATCTATGATGGAACTCATACGCGGCAGTTACTACCGGACGGCCCGTGCCAGGCTCTGTGACCGCTATGCGACGTGCAGGCGGCACGTGGCTGAGTCGTGAGCGGGGCCGCGCCAGCGACAATCGGGGATTGATAATGCGCAGTTCCAGCACTCTTCGGGTGGATCTTTGTGCCAGGCTGTTCCCTGGCATTCGTCTCTGTGCGGCTGTCCTGCTCGCCGCATCAGTCACCGCGGTCGCCGCCTGCGGCGCGGGCCGCGGGGCGCCGGCACCGCAGCAGATGCCCGCCACGCTCGTGCAGGTTGCGCCGGTGCAATCGACCTCGATAGACGAGGCCTCGACCTACGTGGCGACGATCCAGTCGTTGTCGTCGACGAGCATCAAGCCTGAAGTGAGCGGGGAGGTCACCAGGATTCTCGTCAGGTCGGGCGATCGGGTCGGCCCCGGGACGCCGTTGTTCGAGATTGATCCGAGCCGTCAGCAGGCGAGCGTGACGAGCCAGGATGCGGCCCGCGCCGCGCAGGACGCGGCCGTCATCTTCGCGGGGCAGCAGCTCGACCGCGCGAAGACGCTGCTTGCCGCGGGCGCGTCGAGCCAGCAGGAACTGGATCAGGCGCAGGCCAACTACGACGCGGCGCTGGCTCAGCTGTCGTCGCTGAAGGCGCGGTTGCAGCAGGAGCGCGTCACGCTCAAGTACTACGAGGTGGATGCGCCCGCGGCCGGCACGGTGGGCGATGTCCCGATTCGCGTCGGGATGCACGTCACGTCCGACACGGTGTTGACGACCATCGACCTCAATCAGGCGCTCGAAGTCTACGTGCCGGTGGCGCTCGATCGGAGCCGCGACCTCAAACTGGGACTGCCGGTCCAGGTGCTCGACAGCCAGGGCGCGCTGCTCGCGTCGGCGCGGGTGACATTCATTTCGACGCGCGTCGACGATCAGACGCAGTCGATCCTCGTCAAGGCGCGGCTCGCCGGCGACGGGCGACTGCGGTCATCGCAGCTCGTCAGAGCGCGCATCGTCTGGCGGCAGGTGGAGGCGCTGGCGATTCCGGTGTTGTCGGTGGTGCGGATCAACGGCCAGCCGTTCGTGTTCGTGGCGCAGGAGAAGAACGGCCGCCTGGTGGCGAGCCAGCGACAGGTGCAGCTCGCACAGACCGTCGACAACAACGTCGTGGTGACGAGCGGCCTCGCGCCGGGCGACCGCATTGTCGTATCCGGCGTGCAGAAACTCGACAACGGCGTGCCCATCCGAACCTCGTAGCGTCGCGGCTTGACGCCAGGCGTCTGGCCATTCCCGGGACTCCAAGACATGTTTGTCGATCTGTTTATCAAGCGTCCGATCCTCGCGAGCGTCATGGCCGTCGTGATCGTGCTCGCCGGCGCGATCTGCATCCCGCTGCTGCCCATCGCGCAGTTTCCCCAACTGGCGGCCCCGCAGGTCATCGTCAGCAGCTTCTACACAGGCGCCAACGCGGCGACCGTCGAAACGGCGGTGACGCAGCCGCTCGAGCAGGCCATCAACGGCGTGCAGGGCATGACCTACATGTCGTCGAACAGCGGCAACGACGGAACCAGCGCGATTACGGTGACCTTTGACGTGACGCGCGATCCGGATCTGGCGGCGGTGGACGTGCAGAACCGCGTCAACCAGGCGGCGGGCCGGCTGCCGAACGAGGTCAAGACCGTCGGGATCACCGTAAGCAAGGCGTCGAGCGGCTTTGTCTGGGCCGCGGCGGTGTACGCCGAGCATGGTGAGTACGACCCGCTCTTCCTGAGCAACTATCTGGATGTGTACGTCCGCGACGCCCTGAAGCGGATCGACGGCGTGGCCGACGTCACCATCTTCGGCGAGCGGAAATACTCGATGCGCCTCTGGCTGGATCCGGATCGGCTGGCCAGCCGGAACCTCACCGCGGCGGATGTCATCAACGCCCTCCGCGATCAGAACGTGCAGGTGGCGGCCGGACAAGTCGGGCAACCGCCTGTGGCCGGCAAGCAGAGCTTCCAGGTCAGCGTGCGCGCCGTGGGGCGCATGTCGGAGCCGGCGGAGTTCGACAACATCATCCTCAAGCGCGGCGACGGCGGGGATCTGGTCAGGCTGAAGGACGTCGGCCGCTCCGAGTTGGGCGCCGAGTCGTACAGCTCGGACCTCCGCTTCAACGGCCGGAGCGCCGTCGGGATTGCCGTCAGCCAGTTGCCGACCGCCAACGCCCTCGCCGTCTATCAGGCGACCACTGCCGAACTGGAACGGTTGTCGAAGCGGTTTCCGCCTGGCATGCAGCACGAGCTTGCCTTCGACAACACCATCGTCGTGTCCGAGTCGATTAAGGAAGTTCTGATCACGCTGCTGGAGGCGATTGGCCTGGTCGTGCTCGTGATGTTCGTGTTCCTGCAGGACTGGCGGAGCACGATCATTCCCGCGCTGACCATCCCGGTCTCGCTCGTCGGCACGTTTGCCTTTGTGCGGCTCTTTGGATTCTCGATCAACACGCTCACCCTGTTCGGCATCACGCTCGCCACGGGCCTCGTCGTCGATGACGCGATCGTCGTCGTCGAGAACGTGCAGCGGCACCTGCACGAGTACGGGAAGACGGCGCGCGCGGCGGCCTCGGAAGCGATGGCCGAGGTCGTCGGCCCCGTCATCGCGACGGCGCTCGTGCTCGGCGCGGTGTTCGTGCCGGTGGCGCTCTTTCCCGGCACGACCGGCCGCCTCTACCAGCAGTTTGCGTTGACGATCGCGTGCTCGGTGGCGATCTCGGCGTTCAACGCACTCACGCTGACGCCGGCGCTTTCAGCGCTTCTGCTCAGGAGCGAGAGGGCGCCCGGTCGATTCTGGCGCCCGGTCAACTGGGTGATTGACGGCGGCACCCGGGCATTCGTATCGCTGCTCAACGTCCTGGTCAGAAGGAAGACTCCCGTTGTCGCGGTGTTTCTGGCCGGGCTCGTGGCGACCTGGTTCGTGTGGACGAGAATCCCCACCGGGTTCGTGCCTGATGAGGATCCCGGAAGCTTCATGGTGACGGTGCAGGGGCCGAGCGGCGCGTCGCTCGGCTACACGGACGCCATCACGGAGCAGGCCTACCGCATCCTGGCCCAGCAGAAGGACGAAGTGAGCGCGGTCTTCGTCGTCAACGGGTACAGCTTTCTTGGCAGTGGTTCCAACAAGGCCATGATGTTCGTCCGGCTGC contains the following coding sequences:
- a CDS encoding efflux RND transporter periplasmic adaptor subunit; translation: MKRTGFVALGLVLSVGLGAYAMHSPIRPARFLTVRVTAGDVSRKVLATGTLDALETVTVGSQLSGIISELDADYNSVVHKGQVLARLDSTLANAQVDEARSKVAEAQDAVEGAQVAVDDARVKLGEQEALAKKDLITESDLEDAQVAYKQALADLNSQQAAVVESKAELDQALVDVANSTITSPIDGIVVARDVDAGQTVAARLDAPTLFEIAADLTRMQLEATIDESDVGVLKAGQGVTFTVGAYPERTFTGVVTQVRLGPDSDKTAPGAVTYTAVVNVANPDLSLRPGMTATLIIETARHPNVLRVTRTALEWQPTLALFKQMKTALPPEYADAVRVRASTEPGSSGYLWYEEGSNLHAIKVATGLADEPFVEVSAPGLSAGKVVITGAQ
- a CDS encoding efflux RND transporter periplasmic adaptor subunit; protein product: MRSSSTLRVDLCARLFPGIRLCAAVLLAASVTAVAACGAGRGAPAPQQMPATLVQVAPVQSTSIDEASTYVATIQSLSSTSIKPEVSGEVTRILVRSGDRVGPGTPLFEIDPSRQQASVTSQDAARAAQDAAVIFAGQQLDRAKTLLAAGASSQQELDQAQANYDAALAQLSSLKARLQQERVTLKYYEVDAPAAGTVGDVPIRVGMHVTSDTVLTTIDLNQALEVYVPVALDRSRDLKLGLPVQVLDSQGALLASARVTFISTRVDDQTQSILVKARLAGDGRLRSSQLVRARIVWRQVEALAIPVLSVVRINGQPFVFVAQEKNGRLVASQRQVQLAQTVDNNVVVTSGLAPGDRIVVSGVQKLDNGVPIRTS
- a CDS encoding multidrug efflux RND transporter permease subunit — encoded protein: MFVDLFIKRPILASVMAVVIVLAGAICIPLLPIAQFPQLAAPQVIVSSFYTGANAATVETAVTQPLEQAINGVQGMTYMSSNSGNDGTSAITVTFDVTRDPDLAAVDVQNRVNQAAGRLPNEVKTVGITVSKASSGFVWAAAVYAEHGEYDPLFLSNYLDVYVRDALKRIDGVADVTIFGERKYSMRLWLDPDRLASRNLTAADVINALRDQNVQVAAGQVGQPPVAGKQSFQVSVRAVGRMSEPAEFDNIILKRGDGGDLVRLKDVGRSELGAESYSSDLRFNGRSAVGIAVSQLPTANALAVYQATTAELERLSKRFPPGMQHELAFDNTIVVSESIKEVLITLLEAIGLVVLVMFVFLQDWRSTIIPALTIPVSLVGTFAFVRLFGFSINTLTLFGITLATGLVVDDAIVVVENVQRHLHEYGKTARAAASEAMAEVVGPVIATALVLGAVFVPVALFPGTTGRLYQQFALTIACSVAISAFNALTLTPALSALLLRSERAPGRFWRPVNWVIDGGTRAFVSLLNVLVRRKTPVVAVFLAGLVATWFVWTRIPTGFVPDEDPGSFMVTVQGPSGASLGYTDAITEQAYRILAQQKDEVSAVFVVNGYSFLGSGSNKAMMFVRLRPFDERPGEEHSAMAVIQRLYRPFSAITGAVVLPFLPPPIQGLGRFGGFQFEVLDQSGGDIERLATATNAVVAQGNSTPGLTGLFSGFTANDPQLVVTVDREALQALGLKFGDVASTLQTLMGANYVNDFDYNSRSYRVYVQADQDFRRRPEDIGRYYLRTPAGKMVRMDSVVTITNTTAPQVISHFNLFRSTEINGRAAPGFSSGQALQAMDALARRSLPLGMSYDWAGLSREELQSGGQAVAIFGLGLLLVYLTLAGQYESLVLPFIILLSVPLAVLGALGAQWARGLINDVYCQIGLVMLIGLSAKNGILIVEFAEQLRRRGMGIIDAAVEAARIRLRPILMTSFAFILGVMPLVFAHGAGRASRHSVGTSVAGGMLLSTLMNVIIIPVLYVAVRSVGASREERLGLKKRGVPENVHE